A stretch of Methanosphaerula palustris E1-9c DNA encodes these proteins:
- a CDS encoding cupin domain-containing protein, giving the protein MDNSLLCELIHPGKTQDDIKIRYRLAHVFVLKGESTLPRLLKNSAEVYYMIRGQGLMHIDEQADSIDAGQAVVIPAGSVQFISNTGEKDLEFLAIVDPMWDKADEICIPCNR; this is encoded by the coding sequence ATGGACAACTCACTCCTTTGTGAACTGATCCACCCCGGAAAGACTCAGGATGACATAAAGATCAGATACAGGCTTGCCCATGTATTTGTATTAAAGGGTGAGTCGACACTACCTCGTCTCCTGAAGAACAGTGCTGAGGTCTATTATATGATCAGAGGGCAGGGACTGATGCATATCGACGAACAGGCTGATTCCATAGATGCTGGACAGGCAGTGGTCATCCCGGCAGGATCGGTCCAGTTCATCAGCAACACGGGAGAAAAAGACCTGGAGTTTCTGGCGATTGTCGACCCGATGTGGGATAAAGCAGATGAGATCTGTATCCCCTGCAATCGATAA
- a CDS encoding energy-coupling factor ABC transporter ATP-binding protein, protein MCFRVYQHEIVALCGANGAGKSTLIEHLNGLLEPAEGRVQIRGEEVTQEMKKSLWKTVGLVFQRAEDQLFAPTVLDDVMFGPLNLGLSPEDARIEATQALSAVGALDLAEKIPAYLSGGQKRLAAIAGVLAMKPAVIAMDEPMSDLDPSHAAIVEKIICELRDQFNISIVISTHDLDLAARIADRICIVKAGSVVAEGSAEEIFYNQPLLAEASLIEPQVVALYRAYCQKKGVQPDQHPITQKDLLEAITS, encoded by the coding sequence ATGTGTTTTCGCGTTTACCAGCATGAGATCGTCGCACTCTGTGGAGCTAACGGTGCTGGAAAGTCGACCCTTATCGAACACCTGAATGGGCTGCTCGAACCTGCCGAAGGGAGGGTTCAGATCCGGGGAGAAGAGGTCACGCAGGAGATGAAGAAGTCCCTCTGGAAGACAGTCGGACTCGTCTTCCAGCGTGCAGAGGACCAACTCTTTGCTCCGACGGTTCTCGATGATGTGATGTTTGGGCCGTTGAACCTTGGACTATCTCCCGAAGATGCGCGCATCGAGGCTACACAAGCGCTGTCCGCAGTTGGGGCCCTGGACCTTGCAGAGAAGATACCGGCTTATCTGAGTGGTGGACAGAAGCGGCTGGCCGCCATCGCAGGGGTGCTGGCCATGAAACCGGCAGTGATCGCTATGGACGAACCGATGTCAGATCTTGACCCGTCCCATGCCGCGATCGTAGAGAAGATCATCTGTGAGTTACGCGACCAGTTCAACATCAGTATTGTGATCTCAACCCATGATCTCGATCTGGCAGCCAGAATCGCAGACAGGATCTGCATTGTCAAGGCAGGGTCGGTGGTCGCAGAGGGGTCTGCGGAGGAGATTTTCTACAATCAGCCCCTGTTGGCCGAAGCTTCACTGATAGAACCCCAGGTGGTGGCGTTATACCGAGCCTATTGCCAGAAAAAAGGCGTTCAGCCAGACCAGCACCCGATCACGCAAAAAGACCTGCTCGAAGCGATCACCTCATGA
- the budA gene encoding acetolactate decarboxylase: MQFLKRPGMKLIIVLIIVGVVLLIGLNLHKGTSGPSSPTDTLYQYSTIDALMLGLYGGGVTMQNLTTHGDFGIGTFDHLDGEMIVLDGTVYQARADGTVSQAAPANTSPFAEVTFFKPDRSYPLTRSDNISSLTSALDAFLPGKNHFSMIRIDGTFPTVKVRAIPAQQIPYPKLEDASKEQKVYTLSNVSGTVVGVWSPSFVQGITVPGYHLHFISADRKSGGHILDISIDQATFSLEEISGFTMDLPTTGDFLTTDLSGNQSTALNTVEKGAASTR, encoded by the coding sequence ATGCAATTCCTGAAACGTCCTGGAATGAAGTTGATTATTGTCCTGATCATTGTAGGCGTGGTCCTGCTGATTGGTTTAAACCTCCACAAGGGGACCTCAGGACCTTCCTCTCCGACAGACACCCTGTACCAATACTCAACGATCGATGCACTGATGTTGGGGCTCTATGGAGGAGGAGTGACAATGCAGAACCTGACCACTCATGGAGATTTTGGTATCGGAACCTTCGATCACCTAGATGGAGAGATGATTGTGCTGGATGGAACGGTCTACCAGGCCAGAGCTGACGGAACGGTATCTCAGGCTGCTCCAGCAAATACATCACCATTCGCAGAGGTCACTTTCTTTAAACCAGACCGATCATATCCCCTCACCAGATCCGACAATATCTCATCCCTGACCTCGGCCCTTGATGCATTCCTACCCGGGAAGAACCACTTCTCCATGATCCGAATCGACGGCACCTTCCCGACCGTGAAGGTCAGGGCCATACCCGCTCAACAGATACCCTACCCAAAACTGGAAGATGCTTCAAAAGAGCAGAAGGTGTATACCCTCTCCAATGTGAGCGGCACGGTCGTGGGGGTCTGGTCCCCGTCATTTGTACAGGGAATAACAGTCCCGGGATATCACCTCCACTTCATCAGTGCTGATCGGAAGAGTGGCGGTCATATCCTCGACATTTCAATTGACCAGGCCACCTTCTCACTTGAAGAAATATCTGGATTCACCATGGATCTCCCGACCACAGGAGATTTCCTCACCACAGACCTCTCAGGCAACCAGTCGACAGCGCTCAATACCGTGGAGAAGGGGGCGGCATCAACCAGGTGA
- a CDS encoding GNAT family N-acetyltransferase yields the protein MTRDITFRSLTRSEVATALDWAAVEGWNPGLHDAEIFYQTDPTGFYGAEIDGELVGTFSIVHYSDDFAFGGLYILNPKERGQGFGLQMQQHALDLAGSLNLGIDGVFAMQERYRQVGFIYAYRNFRYAGTGGGSTPPGLVPIDQISFDEIAAYDTAHFPAPRPRFLKPFLSQQDAAALASVDEDGIRGYGVIRQCRVGHKIGPLFADSAEVAEALFCGLAASVPGEEIFLDIPEPNSKAVDLASSHQMIQVFGTARMYTRFIPDLPLDEIFGVSTFELG from the coding sequence ATGACCCGGGATATTACCTTTCGATCCTTGACCCGTTCAGAGGTCGCGACTGCACTGGACTGGGCTGCTGTTGAGGGGTGGAACCCGGGGCTGCATGATGCAGAGATCTTTTATCAGACCGATCCCACCGGGTTTTATGGTGCAGAGATCGATGGCGAACTCGTCGGTACCTTCTCTATCGTACACTACTCCGACGACTTTGCATTTGGTGGCCTCTATATCCTCAACCCGAAAGAGCGTGGTCAGGGTTTTGGACTGCAGATGCAACAGCATGCCCTGGACCTTGCCGGATCCCTGAACCTTGGGATCGACGGAGTCTTTGCGATGCAGGAGCGGTACCGGCAGGTTGGATTTATCTATGCATATAGAAATTTCAGGTATGCCGGGACAGGGGGTGGATCGACACCTCCTGGCCTGGTTCCCATCGACCAGATCTCCTTTGACGAGATTGCGGCATATGATACCGCCCACTTCCCGGCCCCCCGCCCCCGGTTCCTGAAACCGTTTCTCTCGCAGCAGGATGCGGCTGCACTGGCATCAGTCGATGAGGATGGAATACGGGGATATGGGGTTATCAGGCAGTGCAGAGTCGGGCATAAGATCGGTCCGCTCTTTGCGGATTCCGCTGAAGTGGCCGAAGCCCTCTTCTGCGGACTTGCGGCCTCGGTGCCGGGTGAAGAGATCTTCCTCGATATCCCTGAACCGAACAGCAAGGCTGTCGACCTTGCCTCATCCCACCAGATGATTCAGGTTTTTGGCACGGCGCGCATGTACACACGGTTCATTCCTGACCTGCCACTCGATGAGATCTTTGGTGTTTCGACGTTTGAACTGGGGTAA
- a CDS encoding PKD domain-containing protein, translated as MMDGKETRCGGRAGFFVALGCIVLLLLLIGPVTAQTVTVAASDSSAASKAAANYICDGYNDQVEINAAFNALPGEVGTVQLTEGTFHCSDVIFPTAGSELLGSGQDSTVIEMLNPLNSYISISVKYSGITLRGFTLRGQGAVTIRASQVIVQDVTATSIGLDGKRYSTKNDGMFYLWGDGSTIEDVIFINCKAVDSVTHGFHLNAINLPKETRNIRFISCQAIRCGFGVSGGSPSEWITGYDLQEDNDLYDVQLIDCLAEDNWESGFHFEPGEDKTPPTVKKGIIMTDCVSRDNGQRNPQQFPYHDTFLSGYFVHFNAVLTNCISENNKNAGYFVQGGNNVVFNGCTDTGSTYGWKIVKAASDITLNNCTTSDNLFWGLWSAFADHIVLNHFSQNNIGGNLNYQSMLGWYYDEEAYQYPVTDSSFNITAYGNNTSLPIINQEGQGNTYSLSWGSNDSRNVTPTVNVTPTQPATHSPVAQFQATPLTGSAPLSVSFTDLSTGSPANWSWNFGDGSTSTLQNPQHQYLEDGIETVTLTVSNSFGSSNTTKIITVGEGVYAGFTATPRTITAGQTIQFTDHSSGAPSGWIWNFGDGSVSASQNPQHLYGVTGVYSVQLTASFPGSSDHETKTDYIVADPDFSVDATTGIAPTTIRFTDTTPNGQTAWQWDFGDGTTSKEENPVHLYQNGGNYTVTLTATSPYGTTSVTKDAYIHLAGKPVAAFTSTPQVGTVPFDVSFTDMSTGGTAVGYYWQFGDGNFSTLQNPVHTYTHEGVYTVQMIVFNQYGVSNTSKIACVVANLPSPIADFSAGSTEGTAPFQVQFSDRSLNQPSNWFWQFGDGATSTAQNPVHNYTTAGTYTVSLMVRNSGGVMTVTKTNYITVTSPVVSGVVRVYGQTAMPTDPNHDGLYEDLNGNGVIDFNDVVLFFNQMDWIAENEPLAAFDFNHNGQIDFNDIVQLFNML; from the coding sequence ATGATGGATGGAAAGGAGACCCGTTGTGGGGGCAGAGCCGGCTTTTTCGTTGCTCTTGGATGTATCGTGCTGCTGCTTCTGCTGATCGGTCCGGTGACGGCGCAGACGGTGACGGTGGCCGCCAGTGACAGCAGCGCTGCATCCAAAGCAGCTGCTAATTATATCTGTGATGGATATAATGACCAGGTTGAGATCAACGCGGCTTTCAATGCCCTACCTGGTGAAGTCGGGACGGTGCAACTGACAGAGGGCACCTTTCACTGTTCTGATGTGATCTTTCCGACTGCTGGATCTGAGTTGTTGGGGAGTGGGCAGGATAGTACGGTGATCGAGATGCTCAACCCGCTCAACTCCTATATCTCGATCAGTGTCAAATATTCCGGGATCACCCTCCGGGGCTTCACCCTTCGGGGGCAGGGGGCGGTGACGATCCGTGCCAGTCAGGTGATCGTGCAGGATGTGACGGCGACCAGTATCGGCCTTGATGGCAAGCGGTATTCGACCAAGAATGACGGAATGTTCTATCTCTGGGGGGACGGGAGTACCATCGAGGATGTGATCTTCATCAACTGCAAGGCTGTCGACTCGGTGACTCATGGATTCCATCTGAATGCGATCAACCTGCCAAAGGAGACCCGAAATATACGCTTCATCAGTTGTCAGGCCATCCGCTGTGGATTCGGGGTGTCTGGCGGTTCCCCGTCCGAGTGGATCACCGGGTATGATCTGCAGGAGGACAATGATCTCTATGACGTCCAGCTGATCGACTGCCTTGCAGAGGATAACTGGGAGTCCGGGTTCCACTTTGAACCGGGTGAGGACAAGACCCCGCCCACGGTCAAGAAAGGAATCATCATGACCGATTGTGTCAGCAGAGACAATGGCCAGCGGAACCCGCAGCAGTTCCCCTACCATGACACCTTCCTCTCAGGCTACTTTGTCCATTTCAATGCAGTGCTGACCAACTGTATCTCCGAGAACAATAAGAATGCCGGCTACTTTGTCCAGGGTGGGAATAATGTGGTCTTCAACGGCTGTACAGATACCGGTTCGACCTATGGCTGGAAGATTGTGAAAGCCGCTTCCGATATCACTCTGAACAACTGCACGACCAGTGACAATCTGTTCTGGGGACTCTGGTCGGCCTTTGCAGATCATATCGTGTTGAATCATTTCTCACAGAATAATATCGGCGGTAACCTGAATTACCAGTCGATGCTCGGATGGTATTATGATGAGGAAGCCTACCAGTACCCGGTCACCGATTCGTCCTTCAATATCACGGCCTATGGGAACAACACCTCCCTGCCGATCATCAATCAGGAGGGGCAGGGTAACACCTATTCGCTCAGTTGGGGTTCGAATGATTCACGGAATGTCACCCCGACGGTGAACGTCACGCCGACCCAGCCAGCGACTCATTCCCCGGTGGCTCAGTTCCAGGCGACCCCTCTCACCGGGTCGGCACCGCTCTCTGTCTCATTCACGGATCTCTCCACCGGGTCGCCTGCGAACTGGTCCTGGAACTTTGGGGACGGCAGTACCTCAACCCTCCAGAACCCCCAGCACCAGTATCTGGAAGACGGGATAGAGACGGTCACGCTGACCGTTTCAAATTCATTCGGCTCAAGTAATACCACAAAGATTATCACGGTTGGTGAAGGGGTCTATGCCGGGTTCACGGCCACCCCACGAACGATCACCGCCGGTCAGACCATCCAGTTCACCGATCACTCGTCTGGTGCCCCCTCGGGGTGGATCTGGAACTTTGGTGACGGTAGTGTCTCCGCCTCCCAGAATCCACAGCATCTGTACGGGGTCACTGGTGTCTATTCGGTCCAGCTGACCGCTTCCTTCCCTGGGAGCAGCGATCATGAGACCAAGACCGATTATATCGTTGCCGACCCTGATTTCAGTGTAGACGCCACCACCGGTATTGCGCCGACGACCATCAGGTTCACCGATACCACGCCGAATGGTCAAACGGCCTGGCAGTGGGACTTTGGTGATGGAACGACCTCAAAGGAGGAGAATCCAGTGCATCTCTACCAGAATGGGGGCAACTATACGGTCACCCTGACCGCCACAAGCCCGTATGGCACCACGTCCGTCACGAAGGACGCGTACATCCATCTCGCAGGAAAACCGGTTGCAGCCTTCACGTCCACACCGCAGGTCGGTACCGTGCCGTTTGACGTCTCCTTCACCGACATGTCGACCGGTGGAACAGCGGTCGGGTATTACTGGCAGTTTGGTGATGGAAACTTCTCGACGCTGCAGAACCCGGTCCATACATATACCCATGAAGGGGTCTACACCGTCCAGATGATCGTCTTCAACCAGTATGGGGTATCGAACACTTCGAAGATTGCCTGTGTGGTTGCAAACCTTCCGTCCCCGATCGCGGACTTCTCTGCGGGATCAACGGAGGGAACCGCTCCATTCCAGGTCCAGTTCTCGGACCGCTCGTTGAACCAGCCGTCCAACTGGTTCTGGCAGTTCGGTGACGGTGCGACCTCGACAGCACAGAATCCTGTGCATAATTACACAACCGCCGGCACCTATACGGTGAGCCTGATGGTCAGAAACAGCGGAGGTGTGATGACCGTCACCAAAACGAATTATATTACGGTTACATCACCGGTGGTCAGTGGTGTGGTCCGTGTCTATGGACAGACTGCGATGCCGACAGACCCCAATCACGACGGGCTGTATGAGGATCTGAACGGGAACGGGGTGATCGACTTCAACGACGTGGTCCTCTTCTTCAACCAGATGGACTGGATCGCGGAAAATGAACCGCTTGCAGCGTTTGATTTCAACCATAACGGACAGATTGACTTCAACGATATCGTCCAGCTCTTCAACATGCTTTGA
- a CDS encoding CheR family methyltransferase, with amino-acid sequence MDDFEALKKAIEQTLHIHCENYKEAYIKRRLLSRMRSTNTATHEEYLRYLRSHPEESEKLRNALTINVTEFFRDTEVFELIKRDLIPSVLSDRKKIRIWCAGCSSGEEPYSLAMILYDLTNSGTDLSGVIYATDIDDQILARAKEGVYDQKSLKKLTDNQIRRHFTDLGDGTFAVKPHLKAMIRFSKHDLMSGIPIARYLDLVTCRNVTIYFTEGQKNDLARTFHTALVSGGYYVMGKTEYLGREIESLFVPVNAIQKIFIKAP; translated from the coding sequence ATGGACGATTTCGAGGCGTTAAAGAAGGCGATTGAACAGACCCTTCATATTCATTGCGAGAACTACAAGGAGGCCTATATCAAGCGGCGCCTCCTCTCCCGCATGCGGTCGACCAACACGGCTACCCATGAGGAGTACCTCCGATACCTGCGGTCACATCCTGAGGAATCGGAAAAACTCAGAAATGCTCTGACGATCAATGTGACCGAGTTTTTTCGGGACACTGAGGTGTTTGAACTGATCAAACGGGATCTGATCCCCTCGGTGCTTTCGGACCGAAAGAAGATCCGGATCTGGTGTGCCGGATGTTCGTCGGGTGAGGAGCCATACTCACTGGCTATGATCCTCTATGACCTCACAAATTCCGGAACTGATCTGTCCGGTGTGATCTATGCCACCGATATCGACGATCAGATCCTCGCCAGGGCCAAAGAGGGGGTTTATGACCAGAAATCCCTGAAGAAACTGACCGATAACCAGATCCGTCGACACTTCACTGATCTTGGAGATGGAACCTTTGCCGTAAAACCCCATCTCAAGGCGATGATCCGGTTCAGCAAACATGATCTGATGTCCGGGATCCCCATTGCGCGGTACCTGGATCTTGTCACCTGCAGAAATGTCACGATCTACTTCACTGAAGGGCAGAAGAACGACCTAGCCAGAACCTTTCATACAGCCCTAGTGTCAGGGGGCTATTATGTGATGGGGAAGACCGAGTACCTCGGGCGTGAGATCGAGTCACTCTTTGTACCTGTCAACGCTATTCAGAAGATATTTATAAAGGCCCCCTGA
- a CDS encoding chemotaxis protein CheW — MAERPGRRALFAGTSAQKRTAIPAPVGEAVAERAEVRGPDPSVERLISTVTSALTEALSGARSTEVHPADLDIKYTPLVEAVNAAVFRLTETPPPSHVSEPGPDPALLKEKEAEIEDLQQRIAAIIQQHPLPVLFVSPDLSIIEANSAFCQMSGLLRSQLIRHQISVIAERERQGDGLATAIRQRLPVEAEITVDLPAGTKMLKQYAVPILDRFGAVEALQVIFTDQTALKQEEKARISLSEEIERQQLQNKNLVDGLPTPVMIIDGADAILDVNPAFCEMSGYSREHLLTVRLNEYANLTALTAGAFLSSDQRRISREISVEFPTGLHLLREDLVLLTEQPGEGLPRGMIILCALEDISSERADEHQVSELSSTVLQQKRLIDTLMRETPVPILLLDPEAVIVSANDAFVTMSGYTLENLLGMPISAFSLLAETGLPVEEIMQQSEGAFGEVKMEFVSGIHDLERYCFPLRDDQGTLTNLLVFFDDQTHEKTQEKTILTLEEEASSRDLLIDQSVEDLGLGISRLADGDFTSHLKIDEGDPFGSIKGVFNTAVDRVRAVIEDYEQTADRQQVQNQVPETAGPSDAEQTLIDTIETIKQDQVKSADRLQESSAGVVLGLSLLGTDGFTSLQVQDQDPLSEVRRAVNSAGIRLAPVQSPVPAPALPTIDYGVLAVQHEPVPVEAAPVETELPETLVPPVKDEDLVPEPVSSVPAAVLPDLKIVSPLQEQRMPTKIEEQRSMATEQNREEKQASTTMVDVVAFEMAGQRYALDIQLAREIVEMIPITPIPRSPPYISGIINLRGEITNILNLYTLLGLPEQEVNQNQKIIVLVPDAAEGINVGIIVDNVQSVTQVPVTDIEQIKDDASSDLSGFVKGIIKAKGDDAEGKTTDLIIWIDMLKVLSRLVNQ, encoded by the coding sequence GCAGAAAGAGCCGAAGTACGGGGCCCTGATCCCAGTGTAGAGCGATTGATCAGCACGGTCACCAGCGCATTGACTGAAGCGTTATCCGGTGCCAGGTCGACGGAGGTGCACCCTGCCGATCTGGATATCAAATATACTCCGCTTGTCGAAGCGGTCAATGCAGCGGTCTTCCGGCTCACCGAGACGCCCCCTCCCTCTCATGTGTCGGAACCGGGTCCTGACCCTGCACTGCTCAAAGAGAAAGAGGCAGAGATCGAGGATCTGCAGCAGCGGATCGCAGCGATCATCCAGCAGCACCCCTTGCCGGTGCTCTTTGTCTCCCCTGACCTGTCGATCATCGAGGCGAATAGTGCGTTCTGTCAGATGAGCGGACTGCTGCGATCGCAGTTGATCCGGCATCAGATCTCGGTCATTGCTGAGCGTGAGCGGCAGGGTGACGGCCTGGCCACGGCCATCCGCCAGCGTTTGCCTGTGGAGGCGGAGATCACCGTCGACCTGCCAGCTGGGACCAAAATGTTGAAACAGTACGCGGTTCCGATCCTCGATCGGTTCGGGGCTGTGGAGGCTCTGCAGGTGATCTTTACGGATCAGACCGCTCTGAAACAGGAGGAGAAAGCCCGGATATCTCTGTCAGAGGAGATTGAACGGCAACAACTGCAGAACAAGAATCTGGTGGACGGTCTTCCGACGCCGGTGATGATCATCGACGGAGCAGATGCAATACTCGATGTCAATCCTGCGTTCTGTGAGATGAGCGGGTACAGCCGGGAGCATCTACTGACGGTCCGGCTGAACGAGTATGCAAACCTCACTGCACTCACGGCAGGAGCGTTTCTCTCCTCAGATCAGCGTCGAATCTCTCGTGAGATCTCGGTGGAGTTTCCAACCGGCCTCCATCTTCTCAGAGAGGATCTGGTCCTGCTCACCGAACAGCCTGGCGAAGGCCTTCCCAGGGGGATGATCATCCTCTGTGCCCTCGAGGACATCTCTTCAGAGAGAGCGGACGAGCACCAGGTGAGTGAACTCTCCAGCACCGTTCTGCAGCAGAAACGGCTGATCGATACCCTGATGCGCGAGACGCCCGTCCCGATTCTGCTCCTCGACCCCGAGGCGGTCATCGTCTCTGCCAATGATGCCTTTGTCACGATGAGTGGATACACGCTGGAAAATCTTCTCGGTATGCCGATCTCTGCCTTTTCCCTCCTTGCAGAGACTGGACTCCCGGTTGAGGAGATCATGCAGCAGAGCGAAGGGGCCTTTGGGGAAGTGAAGATGGAGTTCGTCAGCGGAATCCACGACCTTGAGCGTTACTGCTTCCCCCTCCGCGACGACCAGGGAACATTGACCAACCTGCTGGTCTTCTTCGATGATCAGACGCATGAAAAAACCCAGGAAAAGACGATCCTGACACTCGAAGAGGAGGCATCGAGTCGCGATCTTCTCATCGATCAGAGTGTTGAGGATCTGGGACTGGGAATCTCCCGTCTGGCAGATGGGGACTTTACCTCTCATTTGAAGATCGATGAAGGCGATCCCTTCGGTTCGATCAAAGGGGTGTTCAACACTGCTGTCGACCGGGTTCGTGCAGTGATCGAAGACTACGAACAGACGGCCGACCGGCAACAGGTTCAGAACCAGGTACCGGAGACTGCGGGACCCTCAGATGCGGAGCAGACCCTGATCGATACGATCGAAACGATAAAGCAAGATCAGGTGAAGAGCGCTGACCGGCTGCAGGAGAGCAGCGCCGGGGTTGTGCTGGGTCTTTCACTGCTCGGGACAGATGGGTTCACTTCCCTCCAGGTTCAGGATCAGGACCCGCTCTCTGAGGTGCGGAGAGCCGTGAACAGTGCAGGTATCCGGCTCGCACCGGTCCAGTCACCAGTTCCAGCACCTGCTCTTCCCACAATTGATTATGGGGTTTTGGCAGTACAGCATGAGCCGGTACCGGTTGAGGCAGCACCTGTTGAGACGGAACTTCCTGAAACGCTGGTTCCCCCCGTTAAGGATGAGGATCTGGTACCTGAACCAGTATCATCAGTGCCGGCAGCTGTTCTACCAGATCTGAAGATCGTCAGTCCTTTGCAGGAGCAGAGGATGCCCACAAAGATAGAGGAACAGAGATCTATGGCTACAGAACAGAATCGAGAGGAAAAACAGGCCTCAACCACGATGGTGGATGTGGTGGCATTTGAAATGGCTGGTCAGCGGTATGCACTTGATATACAGCTGGCACGCGAGATCGTTGAGATGATTCCGATCACCCCGATCCCCCGTTCTCCTCCATATATCTCAGGCATCATCAACCTCCGGGGCGAGATCACCAATATTTTGAACCTGTATACACTGCTGGGACTCCCTGAGCAGGAGGTCAATCAGAACCAGAAGATCATCGTTCTCGTCCCTGATGCTGCAGAAGGGATCAATGTCGGTATCATCGTCGACAATGTCCAGAGCGTTACCCAGGTGCCGGTGACTGATATCGAGCAGATCAAGGATGATGCCTCATCCGACCTCTCCGGGTTTGTAAAAGGGATCATCAAGGCAAAGGGTGACGATGCAGAGGGGAAGACAACCGACCTGATCATCTGGATCGATATGCTGAAGGTGCTGAGCCGGCTGGTAAACCAGTAG